In the Acidobacteriota bacterium genome, CCACGCCCTGGGCCATGAGCTCGACGTTCGGGCGGTGCTTGTCGCCGGTCATCCGGTCGGCGACCATGGCCGACATCAGCGACTCGATGGCGCCGAGCAGCGCCACGGTAATCGCCGGCGAGAGCAGGCTCAGCACGAGGTCTGGTCGGAACCTGGGCACGTGGAACTCCGGCAGGCCCGCGGGGACCCCGCCGAACCGGCTGCCAACCGTGTCGACGGGCAGGCCGAGCAGCGCGACCGCCAGCGTGCCGGCGACGAGCGCGACGATCGTCCCTGGCACCCGCTTCAGGTAGCGCACGCACAGCAGGATGACGACGAGCGAACCCACGCCGAGGGCGGTGGCGGCTGGCGAGAACGAGTCGACGTGCGTGGCGATGGCCTCCATCCGCCCGAGGAACTCGCCGGGGACCTCCTCGATCCGCAGGCCGAAGAAGTCCTTGACCTGCGTGCTCGCGATGAGGACGGCGATGCCGTTCGTGAAGCCGAGCACGACCGGGCTCGGGATGAACTTCACCGCCGCGCCGGTGCCCGTCGCGCCCAGGATCACGAGCATCACGCCGGCCATCATCGTGCACATGAAGAGGCCCTCGACGCCGTGCTGGGCCACGATGCCGGCCACCACGACGACGAAGGCGCCCGTCGGGCCGCCGATCTGGGTCATCGACCCGCCCAGCGCGGAGATGAGGAAGCCCGTGATGATGGCGCAGTAGATGCCGGCCTGGGGCGGCAGGCCCGACGAGATGGCGAAGGCCATCGCGAGTGGCAGGGCGACGAGGCCGACGGTGACCCCGGCGATGAGATCCGAGGTGAAGGTGTGAGGGGAGTACTGCCGGAGGGCGATGATCGACTTGGGCTGCCAGGGCTCCCACCACGGCGCCGCGGGCTGCGGCGGGGCGGGAGCGACCCGACGCTCGTGAGGGTCGTCTGCATCCGGGATGGTCATGCGTCGAGCCTCGCGCGGAGCCCTGGTGGGCGGTGGGGACCGTCGGTGAGAGTATAGTCCCCCGACTGGCCTGCGGGTGGGGACGCCGGCGGGTTCGAGCGACGAGCCTCCGGGCGTAGAATGATTCCCCATTCGACGATCGGTCTGGCGGCTGCCGACTGGCGGCTGGCGGCCCGATTGGGGGAAACGAGAGGATTCGTCCCTGGAGGTCCCGTGCTCGCTGCGATCGTCGTGCTGGTGTCGGCGGCGATCATGCCCGTGACCGGAGGCTTCGGCCAGCACGGCGACGAAGTGTCCTGCCCCGCCTCTGCGGTCGCGACGGCGCACGACGACTACGAGGCACAGGTCGAGCGGCGACGGGCTGCGTACGAGGCGAGCCTGCGCAGCCTCGACGGGTACCTCGCCGTGGTCGGTCTGTTCTTCCTCGAGGACGGCCCGAACGTCTTCGGGGCCGACGCCGCCGGTCGCGTGGTCCTGCCGGACGGTTCGGCGCCCGGTCGGGTGGGCGTCTTCGATTTCCAGGACGGCCGCGTCTTCTACCGCATCGAGCGGCCCGGGCTCGCGCTGCTCAACGGGCGCGCCACGTTGTCGGGCGAGCTCAGGCCGCTCGGACCCGGGGTGCCGACGCCAGACCGTCTGAGCATCGGGCGCCTGTCGCTGAGCGTCCATCGCAGCGGCCCCCGGGTCGCGATCCGGGTGCGCGACCCGCAGAGCCCGTTCCTGAGGGACTACCGCGGGTCGCGGTGGTACCCGATCGACCGGGCGTGGCGCATCGACGCCCGGTTCGTGGCCCACGCGACACCGCGGCGTCTCGAGATTCCGAACGTGCTCGGCGACGTGCAGGTCTTCGAGAGCCCCGGGTACGCCGAGTTCGACGTGGGGGCCGAACGCCTGCGCCTCGAGGCAGCGTCGTACGAGCCGGACGGCCGCGTCTGGTTCGTGTTTCGCGATCGGACGACCGGGCAGACTACCTACCCGGCGGCACGCTTTCTGTACGCCGATCCCCCTCGAGACGGCGGCATCGTCCTCGACTTCAACGACGCGCGCAACCCGCCGTGCGCGTTCAATCCCTTCACCACCTGCCCGAACCCGCCGCCCGGTAACGTGTTGCCCGTGGCCATTGAGGCGGGCGAGCTGGCCGACCTCGAGGGCAGGTGACGATGTCGAACGACGCGTCGCGTGCA is a window encoding:
- a CDS encoding DUF1684 domain-containing protein, with protein sequence MLAAIVVLVSAAIMPVTGGFGQHGDEVSCPASAVATAHDDYEAQVERRRAAYEASLRSLDGYLAVVGLFFLEDGPNVFGADAAGRVVLPDGSAPGRVGVFDFQDGRVFYRIERPGLALLNGRATLSGELRPLGPGVPTPDRLSIGRLSLSVHRSGPRVAIRVRDPQSPFLRDYRGSRWYPIDRAWRIDARFVAHATPRRLEIPNVLGDVQVFESPGYAEFDVGAERLRLEAASYEPDGRVWFVFRDRTTGQTTYPAARFLYADPPRDGGIVLDFNDARNPPCAFNPFTTCPNPPPGNVLPVAIEAGELADLEGR
- a CDS encoding STAS domain-containing protein, whose amino-acid sequence is MTIPDADDPHERRVAPAPPQPAAPWWEPWQPKSIIALRQYSPHTFTSDLIAGVTVGLVALPLAMAFAISSGLPPQAGIYCAIITGFLISALGGSMTQIGGPTGAFVVVVAGIVAQHGVEGLFMCTMMAGVMLVILGATGTGAAVKFIPSPVVLGFTNGIAVLIASTQVKDFFGLRIEEVPGEFLGRMEAIATHVDSFSPAATALGVGSLVVILLCVRYLKRVPGTIVALVAGTLAVALLGLPVDTVGSRFGGVPAGLPEFHVPRFRPDLVLSLLSPAITVALLGAIESLMSAMVADRMTGDKHRPNVELMAQGVANVVSPLFGGLPATGAIARTATNIRSGGRTPVAGMVHAVTLLGILLFAAPLARHIPLAVLSAILFVVAYNMGEWREIPQILKLTRTDIAVWLVTFALTVLADLTLAVEVGMVLAALMFIRRVAGTTTIELVTEDYVESSRVHILQDKDIPPFVAIFRIHGPFLFGTTDKIDLVTSMLDRLPPIVVLRLRNMTAIDATGLMAIEEVAEKVRATGRTLLLCGARSQPARVMERAEFHEAVGDENILPHVQAAVARAREIYRERYEGRSDRGAGRG